The following coding sequences lie in one Oncorhynchus kisutch isolate 150728-3 linkage group LG3, Okis_V2, whole genome shotgun sequence genomic window:
- the prlrb gene encoding prolactin receptor b has product MWGEVGGALVLLLLSEVLDCIGISPPGKPVLINCRSPEKETFTCRWDPGFDGGLPTTHHLYYQKEDSYGMYECPDYQAAGSNSCFFNKSHTSIWVNYNITVVAINSLGSTVSDPLEVDVMYIVQPNAPENVTVSVVETEESPHLLVKWEPPHEADTRSGWITLTYQLRVKRQNKKESEWEEYASGKQTQLIIYSLHPGEVYMVQLRCKLDHSLWSEWSTTTHTEVPDYFLKERSIWIVVTVFSAFIILLVTFTLAMKRKYVKHCLLPPVPGPKISGLDTQLLKSGRSEDILSSLINQGFPPTIATKDQQVDYLLVFDSEQVTPDLQNGQTRTNNSIDHGCYDHSLLMEANNKEVKVGGRETVEQGYSEGLESTFRKTKSLSTDITSHPYPQKKPFNNVTETPKQAPVSSKYRSLSHHKDLWDSLARHLDYRETVVKSQSNCDDKHLSSQNNVTPSKAIGCVEVQRWTKSIGLQVLVPKMDKRQEDYSKVSVVENDNVVLLKRETVPLNCTSCKVGGNQSEKCLQQKPCKPNMTVPAKEGVHIGSNGYVEPVTHFIKM; this is encoded by the exons ATGTGGGGAGAAGTTGGAGGGGCGTTGGTGTTGTTGCTGCTTTCGGAAGTCTTGGACTGCATTG GTATCTCTCCCCCAGGGAAACCTGTGCTCATCAACTGTAGATCCCCTGAGAAGGAGACATTTACATGCCGGTGGGACCCTGGTTTTGATGGAGGACTACCCACAACCCACCACCTCTATTACCAGAAAGAAGA CTCCTATGGAATGTACGAGTGCCCAGATTACCAAGCTGCAGGGAGCAACTCGTGCTTCTTCAACAAGAGCCACACCTCTATATGGGTCAACTACAACATCACAGTGGTGGCCATCAACTCTCTGGGCAGCACTGTCTCTGACCCGCTGGAAGTCGATGTTATGTATATTG TCCAGCCCAATGCCCCAGAGAATGTGACAGTGTCTGTGGTGGAGACTGAGGAGAGTCCACACCTCCTGGTGAAATGGGAGCCCCCTCACGAGGCCGACACACGCTCTGGCTGGATCACTCTCACCTACCAACTACGGGTGAAACGACAGAATAAGAAGGAGAGcgagtgggag GAGTATGCCTCAGGGAAGCAGACCCAGTTGATCATCTACAGTCTGCATCCAGGAGAGGTCTACATGGTCCAGCTTCGCTGTAAACTAGACCATAGCCTCTGGAGCGAGTGGagcaccactacacacacagaggtccCTGATT actTTCTGAAGGAGCGATCGATCTGGATTGTGGTCACCGTCTTTTCTGCTTTTATAATCCTGCTTGTTACCTTCACCCTGGCCATGAAGAGAAAATA TGTGAAGCATTGTCTTCTGCCTCCTGTTCCTGGTCCAAAGATATCAGGACTAGATACACAACTCCTGAAG AGTGGGCGGTCCGAGGACATTTTAAGCTCTCTGATCAACCAGGGCTTTCCTCCCACCATAGCCACTAAGGACCAGCAGGTGGACTATCTGCTGGTGTTTGATAGTGAACAGGTGACACCAGATCTTCAGAATGGACAAACAAGGACAAATAACTCCATAGATCATGGTTGCTATGACCACAGCCTTTTGATGGAGGCTAATAATAAAGAAGTAAAAGTTGGAGGCAGAGAGACGGTGGAACAGGGTTATTCTGAGGGGCTTGAATCTACTTTCAGGAAGACCAAGAGCCTGTCCACTGACATTACATCTCACCCATATCCTCAGAAGAAGCCATTCAACAATGTTACTGAAACGCCAAAGCAAGCGCCTGTTTCCAGCAAGTATCGATCCTTAAGCCATCATAAAGATCTCTGGGACAGCTTAGCCAGACATCTAGACTACAGGGAAACAGTGGTCAAGAGCCAATCAAACTGTGATGACAAACATTTGTCATCACAGAATAATGTGACTCCCTCGAAGGCCATTGGTTGTGTGGAGGTTCAGAGGTGGACAAAGAGCATAGGCCTACAGGTGCTTGTACCTAAGATGGATAAGAGGCAGGAGGACTATAGCAAAGTGAGTGTGGTGGAGAATGATAATGTAGTGCTGCTCAAGAGAGAAACGGTCCCCCTCAATTGCACTTCCTGTAAGGTAGGAGGCAATCAATCAGAGAAATGTCTCCAACAGAAGCCATGTAAACCTAATATGACAGTGCCTGCAAAAGAGGGAGTGCATATAGGATCTAATGGTTATGTGGAGCCTGTCACACACTTTATAAAAATGTAA